A region of Periophthalmus magnuspinnatus isolate fPerMag1 chromosome 13, fPerMag1.2.pri, whole genome shotgun sequence DNA encodes the following proteins:
- the LOC129456739 gene encoding histone-lysine N-methyltransferase set-1-like yields MASTRSRRPKRNPIQEATYFSSLGKDKNDFDIKYINSFKGRGVFSCRDFQKGDFLIEYRGEVITKKEQECRSKVYHKALKVFMFDFHFNGNQFCVDASREDGSLGRLVNDDHLNPNSKMKIIRVDGRPHLCLFALKDISPGEEITYNYGDSDWPWRSKVFVHACIYTDQLTE; encoded by the exons ATGGCATCAACAAGGTCACGGAGACCTAAAAGGAACCCTATACAAGAAGCTACCTATTTTTCATCCTTGGGAAAAGACAAGAATGACTTtgacataaaatacataaattctTTTAAAG GTCGAGGTGTGTTCAGCTGCCGGGACTTTCAAAAAGGAGATTTTCTTATTGAATACAGAGGGGAAGTCATAACAAAAAAGGAACAAGAATGCAGGTCGAAAGTGTATCATAAAGCACTCAAGGTTTTCATGTTTGATTTCCATTTTAATGGAAATCAGTTTTG tgtCGATGCTTCCAGAGAAGATGGTTCTCTAGGGAGACTCGTTAATGATGACCATCTGAATCCaaatagcaaaatgaaaataatacgAGTGGACGGAAGGCcccatttgtgtttgtttgcacTCAAGGACATTAGTCCAGGAGAAGAAATCACGTATAACTATGGTGATTCTGATTGGCCATGGAGAAGCAAGGTATTTGTCCATGCTTGTATTTACACAGATCAGTTGACTGAGTAG
- the LOC129456738 gene encoding uncharacterized protein LOC129456738 isoform X2 produces the protein MKMLNKLRNKGNYNHNTDVLSSGDGLLKPRRTSKKKYNPKDYVHCMYCQALYLRRDLWRHVRKCSSKPVEANSEIGRTKILSLATMVDSALCQQVSPGVWKLLTAMKDDEITATVRSDFCILQLAQSFFNKHGQEPTKYEYIRQKLREIGRLLLTLRKDFSIHTLEDAVRPANFQMVIQAVKKVSGFDEEKHCYQTPSLALKLGHSLQKISDIIHCRALMAEDSELVKSTQTFKTLYSTKWAEFVSHTALTTLNERHFNKPCTLPFTEDVQRLHKHLEKTAEEAFKNLDKTSSPQSYGELCKATMANIILFNRRRGGEVSKMKLKGFLERDTTALHEDVAVGLTKFELKLCNHFSRVEIRGKRGRKVAVLLSPDMVNALTHLINKRKDCGVPEDNPFLFGRPQCLTPYRGPDCLRLYASECGAKNPQLLRSTQLRKHVATLSQVLNLRNNELDQVADFLGHDIRVHREFYRLPEATTQLAKISKLLLAMEKGSLGNLQGKTLEEIEIEDNLVLTDVEQSEESDGEVEEENLPTDSQIASDSAGMSIIRQPVEKPPCTSLSSEGERQETVVLFYRIVQ, from the exons ATGAAAATGCTTAATAAGCTACGCAACAAGGGaaactacaaccacaacacaGACGTTTTATCAAGTGGAGATGGACTACTAAAACCTAGACGCACAtctaagaaaaaatataatccTAAAGACTATGTGCACTGCATGTACTGCCAGGCCCTATACCTCCGAAGAGATCTGTGGCGACATGTTCGAAAATGTTCTTCAAAACCAGTTGAAGCCAATTCAGAGATTGGAAGAACTAAGATCTTGTCTTTGGCTACTATGGTTGACTCAGCCTTGTGTCAACAGGTGTCACCAGGTGTTTGGAAGCTGTTAACTGCGATGAAAGATGATGAGATAACTGCTACAGTGCGCAGTGACTTCTGTATTCTTCAGCTGGCTCAATCATTTTTTAACAAACATGGACAAGAGCCCACCAAATATGAGTACATTCGACAGAAACTCAGAGAAATTGGAAGACTTCTGTTGACGCTTCGGAAGGACTTCTCAATACATACTCTTGAGGATGCTGTAAGACCTGCAAATTTTCAAATGGTTATTCAAGCTGTCAAGAAAGTGTCTGGGTTTGATGAAGAAAAGCACTGCTACCAAACTCCAAGCCTTGCACTGAAGTTGGGTCACTCATTGCAGAAGATAAGTGACATTATACACTGCAGAGCTCTAATGGCAGAAGACTCTGAGCTGGTAAAGTCCACTCAGACTTTCAAAACCCTGTATTCTACAAAGTGGGCTGAATTTGTTTCACACACAGCTTTAACTACCTTGAATGAGAGACACTTTAACAAGCCTTGCACACTGCCTTTCACAGAAGATGTGCAACGTCTTCACAAACATCTCGAAAAAACTGCAGAAGAAGCATTTAAAAACTTGGATAAAACGTCATCACCACAATCATATGGTGAACTGTGCAAAGCAACTATGGCAAACATCATACTATTCAACCGGCGTCGTGGAGGAGAAGTTtccaaaatgaaactaaaaggCTTTCTTGAGAGGGACACCACTGCCTTACATGAAGATGTGGCTGTTGGACTCACAAAATTTGAACTCAAACTTTGTAACCACTTCAGTCGAGTGGAAATAAGGGGTAAAAGAGGACGAAAGGTTGCTGTTCTGCTATCACCAGACATGGTTAATGCTCTAACACAcctaataaataaaagaaaagactgTGGCGTTCCAGAGGATAACCCATTTCTCTTTGGAAGACCGCAGTGTCTTACTCCGTACAGAGGACCGGACTGTCTAAGACTTTATGCAAGTGAATGTGGGGCAAAGAACCCTCAACTCCTCAGGTCAACACAGTTGCGCAAACACGTCGCAACTTTATCCCAGGTCCTTAATCTCCGAAATAACGAGTTGGATCAAGTGGCAGACTTCCTTGGCCATGATATTCGGGTCCATAGGGAGTTTTACCGACTACCAGAGGCTACAACACAATTGGCCAAAATATCAAAACTGCTGCTGGCTATGGAGAAAGGGTCTTTGGGAAATCTGCAAGGGAAAACACTTGAGGAAATTGAAATCGAAG ATAACCTAGTGTTGACTGATGTTGAGCAAAGTGAGGAGAGTGATGGTGAGGTCGAGGAAGAAAATCTGCCCACAGATTCACAGATTGCCAGTG attctGCAGGGATGAGCATCATTAGGCAACCTGTTGAGAAACCTCCATGCACATCTTTATCATCAGAAG GAGAACGGCAAGAGACTGTTGTTCTCTTCTACAGAATTGTACAGTAG
- the LOC129456738 gene encoding uncharacterized protein LOC129456738 isoform X1 — translation MKMLNKLRNKGNYNHNTDVLSSGDGLLKPRRTSKKKYNPKDYVHCMYCQALYLRRDLWRHVRKCSSKPVEANSEIGRTKILSLATMVDSALCQQVSPGVWKLLTAMKDDEITATVRSDFCILQLAQSFFNKHGQEPTKYEYIRQKLREIGRLLLTLRKDFSIHTLEDAVRPANFQMVIQAVKKVSGFDEEKHCYQTPSLALKLGHSLQKISDIIHCRALMAEDSELVKSTQTFKTLYSTKWAEFVSHTALTTLNERHFNKPCTLPFTEDVQRLHKHLEKTAEEAFKNLDKTSSPQSYGELCKATMANIILFNRRRGGEVSKMKLKGFLERDTTALHEDVAVGLTKFELKLCNHFSRVEIRGKRGRKVAVLLSPDMVNALTHLINKRKDCGVPEDNPFLFGRPQCLTPYRGPDCLRLYASECGAKNPQLLRSTQLRKHVATLSQVLNLRNNELDQVADFLGHDIRVHREFYRLPEATTQLAKISKLLLAMEKGSLGNLQGKTLEEIEIEDNLVLTDVEQSEESDGEVEEENLPTDSQIASDSAGMSIIRQPVEKPPCTSLSSEDKERPRPHVEPPGMSLLPQVTDANQTDTSQVIKNANGKAKDPRRKAKVMKQSVSLENARRVQKRQWSPKEVAAIMKHFEEHIRKGKLATMIECEQCKTAEHPTLTDRSLQNIRDFVRNRGITLKRKGLVD, via the exons ATGAAAATGCTTAATAAGCTACGCAACAAGGGaaactacaaccacaacacaGACGTTTTATCAAGTGGAGATGGACTACTAAAACCTAGACGCACAtctaagaaaaaatataatccTAAAGACTATGTGCACTGCATGTACTGCCAGGCCCTATACCTCCGAAGAGATCTGTGGCGACATGTTCGAAAATGTTCTTCAAAACCAGTTGAAGCCAATTCAGAGATTGGAAGAACTAAGATCTTGTCTTTGGCTACTATGGTTGACTCAGCCTTGTGTCAACAGGTGTCACCAGGTGTTTGGAAGCTGTTAACTGCGATGAAAGATGATGAGATAACTGCTACAGTGCGCAGTGACTTCTGTATTCTTCAGCTGGCTCAATCATTTTTTAACAAACATGGACAAGAGCCCACCAAATATGAGTACATTCGACAGAAACTCAGAGAAATTGGAAGACTTCTGTTGACGCTTCGGAAGGACTTCTCAATACATACTCTTGAGGATGCTGTAAGACCTGCAAATTTTCAAATGGTTATTCAAGCTGTCAAGAAAGTGTCTGGGTTTGATGAAGAAAAGCACTGCTACCAAACTCCAAGCCTTGCACTGAAGTTGGGTCACTCATTGCAGAAGATAAGTGACATTATACACTGCAGAGCTCTAATGGCAGAAGACTCTGAGCTGGTAAAGTCCACTCAGACTTTCAAAACCCTGTATTCTACAAAGTGGGCTGAATTTGTTTCACACACAGCTTTAACTACCTTGAATGAGAGACACTTTAACAAGCCTTGCACACTGCCTTTCACAGAAGATGTGCAACGTCTTCACAAACATCTCGAAAAAACTGCAGAAGAAGCATTTAAAAACTTGGATAAAACGTCATCACCACAATCATATGGTGAACTGTGCAAAGCAACTATGGCAAACATCATACTATTCAACCGGCGTCGTGGAGGAGAAGTTtccaaaatgaaactaaaaggCTTTCTTGAGAGGGACACCACTGCCTTACATGAAGATGTGGCTGTTGGACTCACAAAATTTGAACTCAAACTTTGTAACCACTTCAGTCGAGTGGAAATAAGGGGTAAAAGAGGACGAAAGGTTGCTGTTCTGCTATCACCAGACATGGTTAATGCTCTAACACAcctaataaataaaagaaaagactgTGGCGTTCCAGAGGATAACCCATTTCTCTTTGGAAGACCGCAGTGTCTTACTCCGTACAGAGGACCGGACTGTCTAAGACTTTATGCAAGTGAATGTGGGGCAAAGAACCCTCAACTCCTCAGGTCAACACAGTTGCGCAAACACGTCGCAACTTTATCCCAGGTCCTTAATCTCCGAAATAACGAGTTGGATCAAGTGGCAGACTTCCTTGGCCATGATATTCGGGTCCATAGGGAGTTTTACCGACTACCAGAGGCTACAACACAATTGGCCAAAATATCAAAACTGCTGCTGGCTATGGAGAAAGGGTCTTTGGGAAATCTGCAAGGGAAAACACTTGAGGAAATTGAAATCGAAG ATAACCTAGTGTTGACTGATGTTGAGCAAAGTGAGGAGAGTGATGGTGAGGTCGAGGAAGAAAATCTGCCCACAGATTCACAGATTGCCAGTG attctGCAGGGATGAGCATCATTAGGCAACCTGTTGAGAAACCTCCATGCACATCTTTATCATCAGAAG ACAAGGAAAGACCTAGGCCACATGTTGAACCTCCAGGGATGTCCTTACTGCCACAAG TTACCGATGCCAACCAAACAGACACATCTCAAG taattaaaaatgcaaatggtAAGGCCAAAGATCCCAGAAGAAAAGCAAAAGTGATGAAACAATCAG TTTCTTTGGAAAATGCAAGAAGGGTTCAGAAACGACAGTGGTCTCCCAAGGAGGTTGCAGCtattatgaaacattttgaaGAACATATCAGAAAAGGAAAACTGGCTACTATGATTGAATGCGAACAGTGCAAGACAGCAGAACATCCCACACTGACTGATCGCTCTCTTCAAAATATCAGAGACTTTGTCAGGAATCGGGGTATAACTCTGAAAAGAAAgggattagtcgactaa